One Vallitalea pronyensis genomic region harbors:
- a CDS encoding FtsX-like permease family protein has protein sequence MTFRDIVIKNFKYNFRQYIAYFLCSSFNVLVLTMYATFYYNDSIVKNTEGTVIEITLRLCLFALVIFCFMFISYVNGSFMRGRNAEFGLFLTLGMRKKDIEKTIRVENVMISTGSFIVGIVAGSVLSRLFFMAGVSILEFDGMTFMLNPKAYGLTFLLFMVINSFMYIKRKFYMRQLALTELMKDTRRSQQGKSSWVIGLLGLVMVGGAYGYIHYAIQVGLKGNDTVILVLVLFSVGLYLVISHFGALMIKSSKKRYYKHIIGLSTINYRFIGYRKILFSVTILSCTVVFFVGVIYSVYVISRDMTSKYTPYDVVYMEMADRDNLSRKKLYEIIDQESANMTEAKTLDFIQSTLHYPHRGEIIASRESFVSESAIKDHLHQELTDIKAGQVVSIRSRDEEVWGKSGEILKIKEGNNPEFTYTVREEIYEVVGNESFSRLFRNQTLIVLDDDDYTTVMHTYGLAPSTLHMFNFKDDPTTEKVLRHIIRAQYGEEKANERIFRYRYEKYFHVSSNLVEMKAGIAVFGFTLFITGLIGILFFISSGVMLYFKVYTSMEEAKVKYAMLYKTGIMVKEIKQAIADEIKPVFFIPVILGGLAGLGFIALLYRRTGIYDKLLMNTAYLVLIYTLFTGIFYIITKRKYTRTILAHLKI, from the coding sequence ATGACCTTCAGGGATATTGTCATCAAGAATTTTAAATACAACTTTAGACAGTATATTGCTTACTTTTTATGCAGCTCTTTTAATGTACTGGTTTTAACCATGTATGCTACATTTTATTATAACGATAGTATTGTAAAAAACACGGAGGGAACAGTTATCGAAATAACCCTGAGACTGTGTTTATTTGCTCTGGTGATTTTCTGCTTTATGTTTATCAGCTATGTGAATGGTTCTTTTATGCGGGGGAGAAATGCAGAATTTGGCCTCTTTCTTACCCTTGGGATGCGTAAGAAAGATATTGAAAAGACCATACGTGTTGAAAATGTGATGATCAGCACTGGTTCATTTATTGTTGGTATTGTAGCCGGTAGTGTGTTATCTAGGTTATTCTTTATGGCAGGCGTCAGTATACTTGAATTTGATGGCATGACTTTTATGCTCAATCCAAAAGCATATGGTTTAACGTTCTTGTTGTTTATGGTGATTAACAGTTTTATGTACATTAAACGTAAGTTTTATATGCGACAATTGGCATTAACAGAATTAATGAAAGATACTAGGCGGTCACAGCAGGGTAAATCCTCATGGGTAATTGGACTCCTAGGGCTTGTCATGGTTGGTGGTGCTTATGGTTACATCCATTATGCCATACAAGTTGGTTTAAAAGGCAATGACACGGTGATATTAGTCCTTGTATTGTTTAGTGTTGGCTTGTATCTGGTTATCAGTCATTTTGGTGCGCTTATGATTAAAAGCAGTAAAAAAAGATACTACAAACACATCATCGGTCTATCTACGATTAATTATCGTTTTATCGGATATCGTAAAATTTTATTTAGTGTGACCATACTAAGTTGCACTGTTGTTTTTTTTGTAGGCGTTATCTACAGCGTCTATGTAATAAGTAGAGATATGACCAGCAAATATACCCCTTATGATGTGGTGTATATGGAAATGGCAGATAGAGACAATTTATCAAGAAAAAAATTATATGAAATTATCGACCAAGAATCTGCCAATATGACAGAAGCGAAAACATTGGATTTTATACAAAGTACGTTACACTATCCCCATAGAGGCGAAATAATAGCATCAAGAGAGTCCTTTGTGTCAGAATCAGCCATTAAAGACCACCTCCATCAAGAATTAACCGATATTAAGGCGGGCCAAGTTGTATCTATTCGATCAAGGGATGAAGAGGTATGGGGTAAATCTGGGGAGATTCTCAAGATAAAAGAAGGAAATAACCCTGAATTCACGTATACCGTTCGTGAAGAAATCTATGAAGTTGTGGGTAATGAAAGCTTTAGTCGTTTGTTTAGAAATCAGACTCTTATTGTATTAGATGATGATGATTATACCACCGTTATGCATACGTATGGTTTGGCACCATCAACATTGCATATGTTTAATTTTAAGGATGACCCAACAACGGAAAAAGTCCTTAGACATATTATTCGAGCACAATATGGCGAAGAAAAAGCAAATGAGCGGATTTTTAGATATCGCTATGAAAAATATTTCCATGTGTCTTCTAATCTTGTAGAAATGAAGGCAGGTATAGCGGTATTTGGCTTTACCTTATTCATAACAGGATTAATAGGTATTTTATTCTTTATATCAAGTGGTGTTATGTTATATTTTAAAGTTTATACCAGTATGGAAGAGGCAAAAGTTAAATATGCCATGCTTTATAAAACAGGTATTATGGTAAAAGAAATAAAACAAGCAATCGCTGATGAAATAAAACCAGTCTTTTTTATACCCGTTATACTAGGTGGGCTGGCAGGATTAGGGTTTATAGCCCTATTGTATAGACGTACGGGCATATATGATAAACTACTGATGAATACAGCTTATCTTGTATTGATTTATACCCTTTTTACAGGTATCTTTTACATCATAACCAAGCGTAAATATACGCGTACCATATTAGCGCATTTGAAAATATAA
- a CDS encoding glycosyltransferase family protein, with product MKTMDSKPLVMTREDGSRRYAFVTFLMMNDHFLPGILMQGNQLRQGHYHADLVCLVTENISEQAKALIANIYDYVVNVKEVFIHHKRRQKRQDRPFLFTRFHALRLGEDGDLGFQYDKVVVLDADVLPRKHYDQLFRLDTPAGTCNEMKRYTMEYGEDGQYIIPEDVEKTKKWIWHRTYDPICPHGALVPEEICHRVIQNPNNMGINSSLWVLSPNMKDYEDVMEDVKRDDVRELIGDVFNWPEMQYATVHWAGRWHNIDLIFNGFGGYPTIDLLYGLHYAGFKPWNFKDRKKINRLGHRKDFIYWYKTFVKMMQVDYPQFMKSRKLRRLLGNILDMFGDAIEDQD from the coding sequence TTGAAAACGATGGATAGTAAGCCCCTTGTGATGACAAGGGAAGATGGCAGCCGCAGGTATGCTTTTGTGACATTTCTTATGATGAATGATCACTTTCTTCCAGGTATTCTCATGCAGGGTAATCAACTGCGACAAGGTCATTACCATGCAGATTTGGTATGCTTAGTCACTGAAAATATATCGGAACAAGCTAAGGCACTTATTGCTAACATTTATGATTATGTAGTAAATGTAAAAGAAGTTTTTATACATCACAAGAGACGCCAGAAAAGACAAGATCGTCCCTTTTTATTCACCAGATTTCACGCCTTAAGATTAGGTGAGGACGGCGACTTAGGGTTTCAATATGACAAAGTTGTGGTGTTGGATGCAGATGTATTGCCTCGAAAACATTATGACCAATTATTTCGACTGGATACACCTGCTGGTACATGCAATGAGATGAAACGATATACCATGGAGTATGGTGAGGATGGACAGTACATCATTCCAGAAGATGTGGAAAAGACGAAGAAGTGGATATGGCATCGCACCTATGACCCTATCTGTCCTCATGGTGCATTAGTGCCTGAAGAAATCTGCCATCGGGTTATCCAGAATCCCAATAACATGGGTATTAACAGTTCTTTATGGGTGTTGTCCCCTAATATGAAAGACTATGAAGATGTGATGGAGGATGTAAAACGGGATGACGTAAGAGAACTGATTGGTGATGTATTTAATTGGCCGGAAATGCAGTATGCCACCGTTCACTGGGCTGGCAGATGGCACAACATAGATTTAATTTTTAACGGGTTTGGCGGTTATCCCACTATTGATTTACTTTATGGGCTGCATTATGCAGGATTTAAGCCATGGAACTTTAAAGATAGAAAGAAGATTAACCGTCTAGGTCATCGAAAAGATTTTATATATTGGTATAAAACTTTTGTTAAAATGATGCAAGTCGATTATCCTCAGTTCATGAAAAGTCGAAAGCTAAGAAGATTGTTGGGGAATATCTTAGATATGTTTGGTGATGCCATAGAAGACCAGGATTAA
- a CDS encoding NAD(P)-dependent oxidoreductase, protein MKTALIGYTGLVGSHLNRQLVCHGKYNRKNIEEIRGKQYDLIICAGMYGTKWYANKFPEEDLEAIYQLINSLKGVNCGYLVLMSTVDVYKYPVAVDEDTTVDTDGLHSYGKHRYMVETFVREHFEQHLIVRLPALFGQGLKKNFLYDLIHDQCLHWTHKDSQYQYYNLAYLWQDVQRAMKAGISLLHVNSEPITARELAQVCFQKDFLNETDAKPMLYDVRSRYVKHDGHSPYMYSKNHVMADIKRFIKEIG, encoded by the coding sequence ATGAAAACAGCATTAATTGGTTATACAGGTCTAGTTGGGAGCCATCTGAATAGACAGCTTGTATGCCATGGGAAGTATAACCGGAAAAACATAGAAGAAATAAGGGGTAAGCAATATGATTTGATTATTTGTGCAGGCATGTATGGTACCAAATGGTATGCCAATAAGTTCCCAGAGGAAGACTTGGAAGCCATCTATCAACTTATAAACAGTTTAAAAGGGGTCAACTGTGGATATCTTGTTTTAATGTCAACCGTAGATGTGTATAAGTATCCCGTTGCTGTTGATGAAGACACAACCGTGGATACAGATGGGTTGCATTCATATGGAAAACACCGCTATATGGTTGAAACATTCGTAAGGGAACATTTTGAACAGCATTTGATTGTGCGCTTACCAGCCCTATTTGGTCAGGGGCTGAAGAAGAACTTTTTATACGATTTAATCCATGACCAGTGTTTGCATTGGACCCATAAGGACAGCCAATATCAATATTATAACTTGGCTTATCTATGGCAGGATGTTCAGAGAGCCATGAAGGCGGGGATAAGCTTATTGCATGTAAACTCTGAGCCTATAACAGCCCGTGAATTAGCTCAGGTGTGCTTTCAGAAGGACTTTCTTAATGAAACAGATGCAAAGCCCATGCTCTATGATGTACGTTCACGCTATGTAAAACATGATGGGCATTCACCATATATGTATTCAAAGAACCATGTGATGGCAGACATTAAAAGATTTATAAAAGAGATAGGGTGA
- a CDS encoding NAD(P)-binding protein has protein sequence MGMVIEADYIVLGAGMYGLYASQLLVQNGYKTVVLEYDEDSFSRASYINQARVHRGYHYPRSYATAMKSASYFRRFYEDFHFAISSKLTKIYGIAQHYSMTNSKQFKSFCEKAGIPCREVATQTYYKPHLVEQAFLTEEYVLDAKCIKDYFHEKLRETKRCSIHYQVGLKDVTIKGKKYHIKTDDGHVFIAPQVINTTYASVNQVLKKFHVDPFPIRYEMSEIILCQVKNLYKDLGLTLMDGPFFSIMPFGFSGYHSLTSVTFTHHKACYEALPTFQCQQHNPLCTMEQLANCNTCSARPKSFYNSMKQMANKFLAMDMGIQYKTSLFAIKPLLETSKMDDARPTIIKIDGDQQRGPTLMTVLSGKINTVYDLKKVIE, from the coding sequence ATGGGTATGGTGATTGAAGCGGATTACATTGTATTAGGGGCAGGTATGTATGGCTTATATGCCAGTCAGTTATTGGTCCAAAATGGGTATAAGACTGTGGTACTGGAATACGATGAGGATAGTTTTAGTCGAGCGTCCTATATCAACCAAGCAAGGGTACATCGAGGTTATCATTATCCCAGAAGTTATGCTACAGCCATGAAATCAGCGTCCTATTTTAGACGATTTTATGAAGATTTTCATTTTGCTATATCCAGCAAGTTAACGAAGATCTATGGTATTGCTCAGCATTACTCCATGACAAACAGCAAACAGTTTAAAAGTTTTTGTGAGAAGGCTGGTATTCCTTGTAGAGAAGTGGCTACACAAACGTATTACAAACCACATTTAGTGGAACAGGCATTCTTAACAGAAGAATATGTACTGGATGCCAAGTGTATCAAAGATTATTTCCATGAAAAACTTAGAGAAACGAAGCGATGTTCCATCCATTATCAAGTGGGCTTGAAGGACGTGACGATTAAGGGAAAGAAGTATCATATAAAAACAGATGATGGGCATGTGTTTATTGCACCTCAGGTCATCAATACAACCTATGCCAGCGTCAATCAGGTGTTAAAGAAATTTCATGTGGACCCTTTTCCTATTCGCTATGAAATGAGTGAAATCATCCTGTGTCAAGTAAAAAATCTGTACAAAGATCTAGGGTTGACCCTTATGGATGGACCGTTTTTCTCCATTATGCCGTTTGGATTTTCAGGGTATCATTCTCTAACTTCTGTGACTTTTACGCATCATAAGGCTTGTTATGAAGCCTTACCAACGTTTCAATGTCAACAGCATAATCCATTATGTACTATGGAGCAATTAGCCAATTGTAATACATGTTCAGCAAGGCCTAAGTCTTTTTATAACAGTATGAAGCAAATGGCCAATAAATTTCTGGCAATGGATATGGGTATTCAGTACAAGACATCCTTGTTTGCCATAAAACCGCTCTTAGAGACATCCAAGATGGATGATGCTAGACCAACCATCATTAAGATAGATGGGGATCAGCAAAGAGGTCCTACATTAATGACCGTATTATCCGGTAAAATCAATACAGTTTATGATTTGAAGAAGGTGATTGAATGA
- a CDS encoding glycosyltransferase family protein produces the protein MKEQGYFSVVMYKDCEIQCFLQQLYDVAHAMGDFVENYEIIVILGERLDETSNELLQEAKRMINGHVILVTLSQCQNKACGIMAGMDLSIGDYIYEIETHVNGDTCQYMHKMYNNLIEEHNDMVFLRPHKKGILNGIVNKIFEQRGKASIVLGGNIMRLVTRRSLNRMEHQREEENTRNLMYQLCGLHVKHMHVKQQNKVKHGQFLKEVGYFLRAKKIGSKCAYILSGIYLMIFLGFMFIDNLDKTYVVPLFLLSFSILLILLGMLMNHLLLLYRETKNTVSYTVLEVRRLK, from the coding sequence ATGAAAGAACAAGGGTATTTTTCAGTGGTGATGTATAAGGATTGTGAGATACAGTGCTTTTTACAGCAACTCTATGATGTGGCTCATGCTATGGGCGACTTTGTGGAGAACTATGAAATCATCGTAATACTAGGCGAGAGACTTGATGAAACGTCTAATGAGTTACTACAAGAAGCCAAAAGGATGATTAATGGGCATGTTATTTTGGTCACATTAAGTCAGTGTCAAAACAAGGCATGTGGCATCATGGCAGGTATGGATCTATCCATTGGCGATTATATTTATGAAATAGAGACCCATGTTAACGGGGATACATGTCAGTATATGCACAAGATGTATAACAATTTAATCGAAGAACATAACGATATGGTATTCCTACGCCCTCACAAAAAGGGTATACTTAATGGTATAGTTAATAAGATTTTTGAACAAAGGGGTAAGGCATCCATTGTTTTAGGTGGCAATATCATGCGGTTAGTGACAAGAAGGAGCCTTAACCGGATGGAACATCAGCGAGAAGAGGAAAACACAAGGAATCTTATGTACCAGCTTTGCGGATTACATGTAAAGCATATGCATGTTAAGCAGCAGAATAAGGTAAAGCATGGTCAGTTCCTTAAGGAAGTAGGTTATTTCTTGCGTGCTAAGAAAATAGGAAGCAAATGTGCTTACATCCTATCGGGTATTTACTTAATGATTTTTCTGGGCTTTATGTTCATAGACAATTTGGATAAAACTTATGTGGTGCCACTTTTCTTATTAAGTTTTTCCATTTTACTTATACTACTAGGTATGCTTATGAATCACCTTTTATTGCTATATCGGGAGACCAAGAACACGGTATCCTATACGGTTTTAGAAGTTAGGCGATTAAAATAA
- a CDS encoding GNAT family N-acetyltransferase: protein MTPIKRAYKETDFIKIRDFLQKTYSQSSDHYNWFIERWNFCRYFVQPMFGTVSAWSQKVGLWVDEEDNILSVVHSEGENKGEAFIQLCSRVYSHECLKDMIDYAESTLAYEKENERHIYLRVNPERTQIKELLKNRQYTVESWAEDKAVMGLDDNFLVQLPEGFYISDGHRVDHHKKGLAHSRAFGHSNSKTPEGYKKSVAGYKTMPHAPDYQPALDLYVLDPHGDVASFATIWYDATNRMGILEPVGTIPKYRRKGLGKAVIYEGINRIKALGAQKMYVGSSQDFYLSIGFSIAFRDDVWHKKWVIS from the coding sequence ATGACACCAATTAAAAGAGCATATAAGGAAACTGATTTTATCAAGATAAGGGATTTCTTACAAAAAACCTATTCTCAATCATCGGACCATTACAATTGGTTTATTGAACGATGGAATTTCTGCCGCTATTTTGTGCAACCCATGTTTGGTACAGTTTCAGCATGGTCCCAGAAAGTAGGTTTATGGGTAGATGAAGAGGATAACATTCTATCTGTCGTTCACTCAGAAGGCGAGAATAAAGGAGAGGCCTTCATACAGCTTTGCTCAAGGGTCTACTCCCATGAATGTCTCAAGGACATGATTGATTACGCTGAAAGTACGCTGGCATATGAAAAGGAGAATGAGCGACATATCTATTTAAGAGTGAATCCTGAACGAACGCAAATAAAAGAGCTATTGAAGAACAGACAGTATACTGTAGAATCTTGGGCAGAAGATAAGGCTGTGATGGGTTTGGATGACAATTTCTTAGTCCAATTACCTGAAGGGTTTTATATAAGTGATGGGCATAGGGTGGATCATCATAAAAAAGGATTAGCCCATAGTCGTGCTTTTGGGCACAGCAATTCAAAAACGCCAGAAGGTTATAAGAAGAGTGTAGCTGGCTATAAAACCATGCCACATGCACCAGACTACCAACCAGCATTAGACCTATACGTACTGGACCCTCATGGTGACGTTGCATCTTTTGCCACAATTTGGTACGATGCAACCAATCGTATGGGTATTCTAGAACCTGTTGGTACCATACCGAAATATCGACGAAAAGGTCTTGGGAAAGCCGTCATTTATGAAGGTATTAACCGGATTAAAGCCCTAGGTGCCCAGAAGATGTATGTGGGTTCTTCTCAAGACTTTTATCTGTCCATTGGCTTTTCCATAGCATTTAGAGATGACGTGTGGCATAAGAAATGGGTCATATCATAG
- a CDS encoding GNAT family N-acetyltransferase — protein MGDMIALKKDSIEIIKHFFDGAEDTLVYAYLDGQMGQAWVDQLENPTCAMIIVGNYVFYGGDYTSEAAKALVGYIPKSYKDAYINAMPDDTGWGALIEEAYKGRYRRYERYTTVKDMHAFDKEQLQHYIMQLPAEYTIKPFDEALYQKAMTKEWSMCFGLNYASAEDFLDRGIGFGVVYKGNLVCGASSYSVYDGGIEVQITTKEEHRRKGLAIACASALILACIQQQKYPHWDAAHKGSLELAEKLGYRFKEAYHAYSLRLKEA, from the coding sequence ATGGGTGATATGATAGCGTTAAAAAAAGACAGTATAGAAATCATAAAACATTTTTTTGATGGTGCAGAGGACACATTAGTTTATGCTTATCTGGATGGGCAGATGGGGCAGGCTTGGGTGGATCAATTAGAAAACCCCACATGTGCCATGATTATCGTAGGCAATTATGTTTTTTATGGTGGCGATTATACCAGTGAAGCTGCTAAAGCCCTTGTGGGATATATACCTAAGTCCTACAAAGATGCCTATATTAATGCCATGCCAGATGATACAGGATGGGGTGCACTTATTGAAGAAGCTTATAAAGGGCGATACAGACGTTATGAGCGTTATACAACGGTAAAAGATATGCATGCCTTTGACAAAGAGCAATTACAGCATTATATCATGCAACTACCTGCTGAGTATACGATTAAACCATTTGATGAAGCATTGTACCAGAAGGCCATGACCAAGGAATGGTCCATGTGTTTTGGCTTAAACTATGCCTCAGCTGAAGATTTTTTGGATAGAGGTATCGGGTTTGGCGTGGTCTATAAAGGGAATCTAGTATGTGGAGCATCATCTTATTCTGTATATGATGGTGGTATTGAGGTACAGATTACAACCAAGGAAGAGCACCGACGTAAAGGTCTTGCTATAGCATGTGCATCTGCCCTTATTCTGGCATGTATCCAACAGCAAAAATACCCTCATTGGGATGCTGCCCACAAGGGTTCATTGGAGCTTGCAGAAAAGTTAGGGTATCGTTTTAAAGAAGCCTATCATGCTTATTCCTTACGTCTAAAGGAGGCCTAA
- a CDS encoding pyruvate kinase — protein sequence MIWISEKVIVTLRKYDEDKDMTKLLNKVDELYALGIRRYRFNLGKLSNKQTIEDTFIVIKKMKSLYGDIRIMVDLGYPGTGVRFQLPADEKKRKFSKDEVIFFISTQYSGQEAYNTLRINAHDLRPLFTEGQLLYYRDGDVMFRVVSCISQDKVSVIPLMNIKIKANAAIKCGTFIKDHDTHGMVMSLVDDAQPEEIALSFVENPKDILALKKELTYSSYKIISKIETTKGLLHLDDIIDHSHGIMLARGDLAFNSPLSDFYYNQSKVIRETRLRNKDIYVATDILSSYCKLAFPSRSDVIDLGRIIAENVSGIILNGNLVSSQNFEQALHLIEDMYIKFAKGLLVYDCS from the coding sequence ATGATCTGGATTAGCGAAAAAGTAATTGTCACTTTACGAAAATATGATGAGGATAAAGATATGACGAAACTCCTGAATAAAGTGGATGAATTATATGCTTTAGGCATTCGACGATATCGATTCAATCTTGGTAAATTAAGCAACAAGCAAACCATTGAGGATACGTTTATCGTTATTAAAAAAATGAAATCTTTGTATGGAGACATTCGCATTATGGTTGATCTAGGCTATCCTGGAACCGGTGTAAGGTTTCAGTTGCCAGCAGATGAGAAGAAACGAAAATTCAGTAAAGATGAAGTAATTTTTTTCATCAGTACCCAATACAGTGGACAAGAAGCTTATAACACGTTACGTATCAATGCCCATGACTTACGTCCGCTTTTTACAGAAGGTCAATTGCTGTATTACCGTGATGGCGATGTTATGTTCCGTGTTGTATCGTGTATCAGTCAAGATAAAGTATCGGTTATACCACTAATGAACATTAAAATCAAAGCAAATGCAGCCATAAAATGTGGTACTTTTATTAAGGACCATGATACACATGGTATGGTCATGTCCCTTGTGGATGATGCACAGCCTGAAGAAATTGCCTTATCTTTTGTTGAAAATCCCAAAGATATCCTTGCTTTAAAGAAAGAACTCACCTACAGTTCCTATAAGATCATCAGTAAAATTGAGACCACGAAAGGCTTATTGCATCTTGATGACATTATAGATCACTCCCATGGCATCATGCTTGCTCGGGGGGATCTTGCCTTTAACAGTCCTCTAAGTGATTTCTATTATAATCAGAGTAAAGTCATTCGAGAAACACGCCTAAGAAACAAAGACATCTATGTGGCTACAGATATTCTTAGTTCCTATTGTAAATTGGCCTTTCCATCACGAAGTGATGTGATTGATTTAGGGCGTATTATTGCTGAAAATGTTTCTGGTATCATTCTTAATGGTAATCTTGTATCCAGCCAAAATTTTGAACAAGCTCTTCATCTCATTGAAGACATGTATATAAAGTTTGCAAAAGGTCTATTAGTCTATGATTGTTCATGA
- a CDS encoding creatininase family protein — translation MSDGIFKDTMANMKWTDIQNYVDKNAIVLLPLGVIEEHGPHLCLGTDIYIAHIQCTFIKQKLKERGFEVVIAPPFYWGICQSTGSFIGSFKARKETVKALLFDIMASLAEFGFKHVYGINAHGDINHSVALIEAFKEVTEKLRINARYAFAQDIMHHYGLNGDEPYICSIKPTTINVSSSKYPDVHGGDIETATMYKFYPHLTDVKKAKSLPPVELGDDKIMTWLYGGHTKELSPEGYLGAPADFENVNVLSNLQDIAYRISETIIDCL, via the coding sequence ATGTCTGATGGAATTTTTAAAGATACGATGGCTAATATGAAATGGACAGATATTCAAAATTATGTGGATAAAAATGCAATTGTTTTGTTACCGTTAGGTGTTATTGAAGAACATGGTCCACACTTATGTTTAGGAACGGATATATACATTGCACACATTCAATGTACCTTTATTAAGCAAAAACTCAAAGAGAGAGGATTTGAAGTTGTTATTGCTCCACCGTTTTATTGGGGCATATGCCAGTCAACTGGGAGCTTTATAGGTTCTTTCAAAGCACGGAAAGAAACTGTAAAGGCATTACTTTTTGACATAATGGCTTCACTGGCTGAATTTGGATTCAAACATGTTTATGGGATAAATGCCCATGGTGATATAAATCATAGTGTCGCATTGATTGAAGCTTTTAAAGAAGTAACGGAAAAACTTAGAATAAATGCTCGTTATGCTTTTGCACAAGATATTATGCACCACTATGGACTTAATGGTGATGAACCATATATATGCTCGATAAAACCTACAACTATAAATGTAAGCTCATCAAAATATCCAGATGTTCATGGTGGGGACATTGAAACAGCCACAATGTATAAGTTTTATCCACATTTAACGGATGTTAAAAAAGCTAAATCATTACCCCCAGTAGAGCTCGGAGATGATAAAATTATGACATGGTTATATGGCGGTCATACAAAAGAACTTTCACCCGAAGGATATTTAGGTGCTCCAGCAGATTTTGAAAATGTTAATGTATTGAGTAATTTACAAGATATAGCTTATAGAATATCTGAGACAATCATTGATTGTTTATAA